A section of the Triticum dicoccoides isolate Atlit2015 ecotype Zavitan chromosome 7A, WEW_v2.0, whole genome shotgun sequence genome encodes:
- the LOC119329641 gene encoding uridine kinase-like protein 2, chloroplastic isoform X2: MEDVLDSAVGAHFSGLRRDLRRLSSSSSLPSSPSSATCNDASAAAPSGLASPAPRQPFVIGVCGGTASGKTTVCDMIIQQLHDHRVVLVNQDSFYRGLTEEESEHVEEYNFDHPDAFDTDQLLECMGKLKSGQSVNIPIYDFKNHRRCSESFRKVNVSDVIILEGILVFHDQRVRDLMDMKIFVDTDADIRLARRIRRDTVERGRDVLSVLEQYADVIIPRGGDNHVAIDLIAQHIRTKLGQHDLCKLYPNVCVVQTTFQIRGMHTLIRDREITTPDFVFYSDRLIRLVVEHGLGNLPFTEKQVVTPTGSVYSGVDFCKKLCGVSIVRSGESMENALRACCKGIKIGKILIHRVGDDGQQLIYNKLPSDIAERHVLLMDPVLGTGNSANQAIQLLRSTGVPEDHIMFLNLISAPEGIHCVCKRFPGVKIVTSEIDAGLNEEYRVVPGLGEYGDRYFGTD, encoded by the exons ATGGAGGACGTCCTGGACTCGGCGGTGGGGGCCCACTTCAGCGGCCTCCGCCGCGACTTGcgccgcctctcctcctcctcctccctcccctcctcgccctcctccgccACCTGCAACGACGCCTCCGCGGCCGCGCCCAGCGGGCTCGCGTCCCCCGCGCCCAGGCAGCCCTTCGTGATCG GGGTGTGCGGCGGAACGGCGTCGGGGAAGACGACGGTGTGCGACATGATCATCCAGCAGCTGCACGACCACCGCGTCGTGCTCGTCAACCAG GATTCGTTCTACCGCGGTTTAACTGAGGAGGAATCTGAACATGTGGAAGAGTACAACTTTGATCACCCTG ATGCATTTGATACTGATCAACTTCTAGAGTGCATGGGAAAGCTAAAGAGTGGGCAGTCTGTTAATATTCCTATATATGATTTCAAGAATCATCGACGATGCTCTGAGAGCTTTAGAAAG GTCAATGTATCAGATGTCATCATTCTGGAGGGAATTTTGGTTTTTCATGATCAAAGGGTGCGTGACTTGATGGACATGAAAATTTTCGTTGACACAG ATGCTGATATTAGGCTTGCCCGAAGAATAAGGCGTGATACAGTTGAAAGAGGTAGAGATGTTCTCTCAGTGCTTGAGCAG TATGCTGATGTGATCATACCGCGAGGAGGAGATAACCATGTTGCCATTGATTTAATTGCGCAACATATTCGTACAAAACTAGGACAGCACGACTTGTGCAAATTATATCCAAATGTTTGCGTAGTTCAGACAACTTTCCAG ATACGAGGAATGCATACCCTCATTCGTGACCGGGAAATTACGACTCCTGATTTTGTCTTCTATTCAGATCGGCTGATTCGTCTG GTAGTTGAGCATGGTCTGGGGAATTTGCCATTTACAGAGAAGCAGGTCGTTACACCTACAG GTTCTGTTTATTCAGGAGTTGACTTCTGCAAGAAGCTTTGTGGAGTGTCGATTGTTCGAAG tggtgaaagcatggaGAATGCTTTGCGTGCTTGTTGTAAGGGGATAAAAATAGGTAAAATCCTAATACATCGTGTTGGAGACGacggacaacaa CTCATATATAACAAGCTGCCCAGTGATATTGCTGAACGGCATGTTCTACTTATGGATCCTGTGCTCGGTACTG GTAACTCAGCAAATCAAGCTATACAGCTTCTTAGAAGTACAGGAGTTCCAGAGGACCACATCATGTTTCTTAATCTTATATCA GCTCCTGAAGGAATCCATTGTGTCTGCAAGCGATTCCCTGGTGTGAAGATCGTAACATCGGAGATCGACGCCGGGTTGAATGAGGAATACCGTGTCGTGCCAGGGCTGGGTGAATACGGCGATCGCTACTTCGGCACAGACTAA
- the LOC119329641 gene encoding uridine kinase-like protein 2, chloroplastic isoform X1, protein MEDVLDSAVGAHFSGLRRDLRRLSSSSSLPSSPSSATCNDASAAAPSGLASPAPRQPFVIGVCGGTASGKTTVCDMIIQQLHDHRVVLVNQDSFYRGLTEEESEHVEEYNFDHPDAFDTDQLLECMGKLKSGQSVNIPIYDFKNHRRCSESFRKVNVSDVIILEGILVFHDQRVRDLMDMKIFVDTDADIRLARRIRRDTVERGRDVLSVLEQYGRFVKPAFDDFILPSKKYADVIIPRGGDNHVAIDLIAQHIRTKLGQHDLCKLYPNVCVVQTTFQIRGMHTLIRDREITTPDFVFYSDRLIRLVVEHGLGNLPFTEKQVVTPTGSVYSGVDFCKKLCGVSIVRSGESMENALRACCKGIKIGKILIHRVGDDGQQLIYNKLPSDIAERHVLLMDPVLGTGNSANQAIQLLRSTGVPEDHIMFLNLISAPEGIHCVCKRFPGVKIVTSEIDAGLNEEYRVVPGLGEYGDRYFGTD, encoded by the exons ATGGAGGACGTCCTGGACTCGGCGGTGGGGGCCCACTTCAGCGGCCTCCGCCGCGACTTGcgccgcctctcctcctcctcctccctcccctcctcgccctcctccgccACCTGCAACGACGCCTCCGCGGCCGCGCCCAGCGGGCTCGCGTCCCCCGCGCCCAGGCAGCCCTTCGTGATCG GGGTGTGCGGCGGAACGGCGTCGGGGAAGACGACGGTGTGCGACATGATCATCCAGCAGCTGCACGACCACCGCGTCGTGCTCGTCAACCAG GATTCGTTCTACCGCGGTTTAACTGAGGAGGAATCTGAACATGTGGAAGAGTACAACTTTGATCACCCTG ATGCATTTGATACTGATCAACTTCTAGAGTGCATGGGAAAGCTAAAGAGTGGGCAGTCTGTTAATATTCCTATATATGATTTCAAGAATCATCGACGATGCTCTGAGAGCTTTAGAAAG GTCAATGTATCAGATGTCATCATTCTGGAGGGAATTTTGGTTTTTCATGATCAAAGGGTGCGTGACTTGATGGACATGAAAATTTTCGTTGACACAG ATGCTGATATTAGGCTTGCCCGAAGAATAAGGCGTGATACAGTTGAAAGAGGTAGAGATGTTCTCTCAGTGCTTGAGCAG TACGGGAGGTTTGTGAAGCCCGCCTTTGATGATTTTATCCTGCCTTCCAAGAAGTATGCTGATGTGATCATACCGCGAGGAGGAGATAACCATGTTGCCATTGATTTAATTGCGCAACATATTCGTACAAAACTAGGACAGCACGACTTGTGCAAATTATATCCAAATGTTTGCGTAGTTCAGACAACTTTCCAG ATACGAGGAATGCATACCCTCATTCGTGACCGGGAAATTACGACTCCTGATTTTGTCTTCTATTCAGATCGGCTGATTCGTCTG GTAGTTGAGCATGGTCTGGGGAATTTGCCATTTACAGAGAAGCAGGTCGTTACACCTACAG GTTCTGTTTATTCAGGAGTTGACTTCTGCAAGAAGCTTTGTGGAGTGTCGATTGTTCGAAG tggtgaaagcatggaGAATGCTTTGCGTGCTTGTTGTAAGGGGATAAAAATAGGTAAAATCCTAATACATCGTGTTGGAGACGacggacaacaa CTCATATATAACAAGCTGCCCAGTGATATTGCTGAACGGCATGTTCTACTTATGGATCCTGTGCTCGGTACTG GTAACTCAGCAAATCAAGCTATACAGCTTCTTAGAAGTACAGGAGTTCCAGAGGACCACATCATGTTTCTTAATCTTATATCA GCTCCTGAAGGAATCCATTGTGTCTGCAAGCGATTCCCTGGTGTGAAGATCGTAACATCGGAGATCGACGCCGGGTTGAATGAGGAATACCGTGTCGTGCCAGGGCTGGGTGAATACGGCGATCGCTACTTCGGCACAGACTAA